Proteins from a single region of Thunnus albacares chromosome 16, fThuAlb1.1, whole genome shotgun sequence:
- the lratd1 gene encoding protein LRATD1, with product MGNQLDRITHLNYSELPTGDPSGLEKDELRVGVAYFFSDEEEEVDDRTPSDCGFTKDHSPAEEGPFSVSEVEYSAFCAQECIFSKLRENEDLNVYSAKTLLTMCKPGDLLELVATAQAPHWAIYEQDDQVIHLHKGEIRKDSLLEISNGRHGRIVNNRYRYRPLPPDLVMQNAVGHLGLSSEEICWTNSESFAAWCRFGKREFKAGGEAHSAEQQYFLKVHLSGSGVHTLVFRSLEDMIRERRRVDASGILKELSLVNGGKE from the coding sequence ATGGGAAATCAACTGGATCGGATCACCCACCTCAACTACAGCGAGCTGCCCACGGGGGATCCGTCCGGGCTGGAGAAGGACGAGCTTCGGGTCGGCGTCGCCTACTTCTTCTctgacgaagaggaggaggtggatgaCCGCACTCCGTCCGACTGCGGCTTCACCAAGGACCACAGCCCGGCCGAGGAAGGACCCTTCTCGGTTAGCGAGGTGGAGTACTCTGCGTTCTGCGCACAGGAATGCATCTTCTCCAAGCTCCGGGAGAACGAGGACTTGAATGTGTACTCGGCCAAAACTTTGCTGACTATGTGCAAACCGGGGGACCTGCTGGAGCTGGTGGCCACCGCGCAAGCCCCCCACTGGGCCATCTACGAGCAGGACGACCAGGTCATTCATCTGCACAAGGGCGAGATCCGCAAGGACAGCCTGCTTGAGATCAGTAACGGTCGCCACGGGAGGATAGTCAACAATCGGTACCGGTACCGGCCGCTACCTCCAGACCTGGTGATGCAGAACGCGGTGGGACACCTGGGCCTGAGCAGCGAGGAGATATGCTGGACCAACTCGGAAAGTTTCGCAGCCTGGTGCCGCTTTGGGAAACGGGAGTTCAAAGCCGGGGGAGAGGCGCACTCAGCGGAGCAGCAGTATTTCCTCAAAGTGCATCTGTCCGGCAGCGGGGTGCACACTCTGGTCTTTCGCAGCCTGGAGGACATGATTCGGGAGAGGAGGCGAGTGGACGCCAGTGGAATTCTCAAAGAGCTGTCTTTGGTTAACGGGGGCAAGGAGTGA